The genome window TTTCCGGGCAATTTCCAGAACCGCATCCGACTTAAGGAACGCTTGTCCACGCTAAATCAGAATCGCACTATCAATTTGCAGGTTTGTCAGATCGAAAATAGCTTTTATGATCTCAACTAATGATGAACTTGGCCGCTCCGTTGCACGAATGGCAAACGCCATCGAAAAGTATTACTACCTGGCCTCACACAGGCAGTTTATCTTAAAAAAATCCTATTATTATTCGCTTCCAAAAGGAACGAAGCGCTTGTTCCAGTGGTTACTTAATTAGCTATTAAGAAGTAATTATTTGTTAACTGTACCCGTTCCAAATAAGCACAAAATCTTACACATATATTGCTTACGAATGCTTTGTGCTGTAGTTTTGGCGGCTATGAATTGTTACTTTTAATCGTGTCTTAATTAATAAATTTTTCTGAGTTTACCATATGTCTTGGGTAATACAAACACTTACCAGCACCCTTGGCCGTAAAGTAGTTATGGCATTGACGGGACTGTTTCTGTGTAGCTTCCTAGTAGTTCACGTTATTGGGAACTTGCAACTCTTTAAAGCAGATCAAGGACAAGCGTTTAATGAGTACAGTTACTTCATGACGCACAATCCGCTGATCAAGACGGTTTCGTACCTTTTGTACGCCTCGATCCTGCTTCATGCTTTAATGGGCTTACTGTTAACGCGTTACAACCAGGCTTCACGTCCTGTCAAGTATGCCTACCAGCGTCCGGAAGCGAACAGTCCCTGGACATCACGCAACATGGGGATTCTAGGAACGATCCTGTTTATTTTCATTGTCATCCACATGCGCACTTTCTGGTACACCATGCACTTTGGACCTGTTGCGTTGGCTGGCGAGCAGATTGCTCCTGGTACCATTCCAAATGTGACCTATGATGGTGAGCCGATTAAGGACCTGTATGCGGTTGTCGTGTTTGCGTTCTCGGAATGGTGGTACGTGGCTTTGTATGTGTTGTCGATGGCAGCTTTGTCATTTCACCTCAT of Tellurirhabdus bombi contains these proteins:
- a CDS encoding succinate dehydrogenase cytochrome b subunit, with product MSWVIQTLTSTLGRKVVMALTGLFLCSFLVVHVIGNLQLFKADQGQAFNEYSYFMTHNPLIKTVSYLLYASILLHALMGLLLTRYNQASRPVKYAYQRPEANSPWTSRNMGILGTILFIFIVIHMRTFWYTMHFGPVALAGEQIAPGTIPNVTYDGEPIKDLYAVVVFAFSEWWYVALYVLSMAALSFHLIHGFKSGFQSLGIRHKKYTPLIEWIGTAVFAIVIPALFAAMPVYIFLKVQGYIG